From Topomyia yanbarensis strain Yona2022 chromosome 1, ASM3024719v1, whole genome shotgun sequence, one genomic window encodes:
- the LOC131675818 gene encoding uncharacterized protein LOC131675818: MTIGHLTQDELRKAKAFLVRLAQQQAYPVELAVLSHNRNVSQAKQKALDKSSPLYRLTPLVDSADVLRVDGRIGVAKHVSKDLKFPVILPANHRVTSLIVDAYHRKFQHANSETVVNELRQIYYVPRLRAVVRKVVYRCNVCKLRRAVPRIPRMASLPPTRLATYTRPFTYVGLDLFGPLMVKIGRSTAKRWIALFTYFTIRAVHCEVVYSLSTDACIKSIRRFVCRRGAPAEIHTDNGTNFQSAQRMLMQEIQQDIAATFTSTVTKWMFIPPSSPHMGGAWERMVRSVKQAMMGSYNFDRKLDDESLLTLVTEAESIVNSRPLTYLPLDAEESEALTPNHFLLGCSSGIRSSAVENTSSVQAVRSSWHMIKHELDCFWKRWIREMLPRLTKRTKWFDEVKVVAVGDLVLVVDDGKRNSWIRGRVLELVPGSDGRIRQAIVRTAGGLLRRPVAKLAVLEVKGDGKTGTGGQCYGGRMLLLGHCLKSEVCAFSV; the protein is encoded by the coding sequence ATGACCATAGGGCATCTAACACAAGATGAGCTGCGAAAAGCGAAAGCATTCCTGGTAAGACTAGCACAACAGCAAGCCTACCCGGTGGAACTCGCGGTTCTTTCTCACAACCGTAACGTGTCACAAGCAAAACAGAAAGCTTTAGATAAAAGCAGCCCGTTGTACCGGTTGACGCCGCTCGTTGACAGTGCCGACGTTCTTCGAGTAGATGGGCGAATTGGAGTGGCCAAGCATGTGAGTAAAGATCTCAAATTTCCAGTTATCCTACCGGCAAATCATCGGGTGACGAGTTTGATAGTGGATGCATATCACCGAAAGTTTCAGCATGCAAATTCAGAAACAGTGGTGAACGAGTTGCGGCAAATTTATTATGTGCCTCGACTCAGAGCGGTTGTTCGGAAGGTTGTGTATCGATGCAACGTTTGCAAGCTGCGAAGAGCAGTCCCTAGAATTCCACGGATGGCGTCACTCCCTCCAACCCGGCTAGCCACATATACCAGGCCATTTACCTATGTCGGACTGGATCTGTTCGGGCCATTGATGGTGAAGATAGGGCGGAGTACCGCCAAACGGTGGATCGCACTGTTCACCTATTTCACTATTCGAGCGGTACATTGCGAAGTAGTCTACAGCCTTTCGACAGACGCATGCATTAAATCTATTCGACGTTTTGTATGCCGTCGTGGTGCTCCGGCAGAAATACACACAGACAACGGCACCAACTTTCAGAGCGCTCAACGGATGCTGATGCAGGAGATCCAGCAGGATATTGCCGCAACATTCACCAGTACGGTAACCAAGTGGATGTTCATCCCTCCTTCGTCGCCCCACATGGGTGGAGCGTGGGAACGCATGGTGCGATCGGTGAAACAGGCGATGATGGGCTCGTACAACTTCGACCGGAAATTGGACGACGAATCACTTCTTACGCTCGTCACAGAAGCCGAAAGCATCGTCAACAGCCGACCGCTAACCTATCTGCCTTTGGATGCGGAAGAAAGTGAAGCGTTGACCCCGAACCACTTTCTGTTGGGGTGCTCAAGCGGTATTCGTAGCTCTGCTGTTGAGAATACTAGTAGTGTGCAAGCTGTGAGAAGTTCTTGGCACATGATCAAGCACGAGTTGGATTGTTTCTGGAAGCGGTGGATCAGGGAAATGTTGCCGAGATTGACGAAAAGGACGAAGTGGTTCGATGAGGTGAAAGTGGTAGCAGTTGGAGATCTGGTACTAGTCGTGGATGATGGAAAGAGGAATAGTTGGATCAGGGGGCGTGTGTTGGAGCTCGTACCTGGGAGCGACGGACGGATCCGGCAAGCCATTGTGAGAACTGCGGGGGGTTTGCTGCGTAGACCTGTCGCTAAACTTGCGGTCCTAGAGGTAAAGGGTGATGGTAAAACTGGGACCGGTGGCCAGTGTTACGGGGGGAGGATGTTACTGCTGGGCCATTGTCTAAAATCTGAGGTCTGCGCATTTAGCGTGTAG